One Acidobacteriota bacterium genomic window carries:
- a CDS encoding diguanylate cyclase — protein sequence MILAGCESPDDMLKQAERIRSIVCAGPVTTQEAIISVTVSMGVASSMDLDEVEQLLRAAAALYRAKRAGRNRVEMATVSAAPGT from the coding sequence GTGATCCTGGCTGGATGCGAAAGCCCCGATGACATGCTCAAGCAGGCCGAGCGCATTCGCTCGATTGTTTGCGCGGGCCCCGTTACCACGCAGGAAGCGATCATTTCAGTAACGGTCAGCATGGGCGTGGCCTCCAGCATGGACCTCGATGAAGTCGAGCAGTTGCTGCGCGCCGCCGCCGCGCTCTATCGCGCCAAGCGCGCCGGCCGCAATCGTGTGGAGATGGCCACGGTGTCCGCAGCGCCAGGAACTTAA
- a CDS encoding diguanylate cyclase, with product MCSGLYLCIGIFKYLPHEILSHFGWYRNRRAGHKNVNDTHGHLAGDEVLREASRRIGAAVRSYDAVGRYGG from the coding sequence ATCTGCTCTGGTTTGTACCTCTGCATCGGCATATTCAAATACCTCCCTCATGAGATTCTCTCTCACTTCGGCTGGTATCGAAATCGCCGGGCAGGTCACAAGAACGTGAATGATACGCACGGCCACCTGGCCGGCGATGAAGTGCTGCGCGAAGCCTCCCGGCGAATCGGCGCGGCGGTGCGGTCCTACGATGCGGTGGGACGTTACGGCGGCTAG